From the Prunus dulcis chromosome 4, ALMONDv2, whole genome shotgun sequence genome, one window contains:
- the LOC117625542 gene encoding uncharacterized protein LOC117625542: MNYGIYRNIVTALTYQREITSHKSCPAANTSSPSPLPPTNLNHIVVGIVGSMNTWKKKKAYTEAWWKPNVTRGYLFLDRAPKPEFLPWPSSAPPFRVSEDITGFKVYPKIVRPDQVRIIRTILETFREGDKDVRWYVMADDDTILFVDNLVEVLAKYDHTKYYYIGSSSECIKSNFDFSFDMAFGGGGYALSYPLVATLATKLDECIERYPYLRVSDFMLHSCLADLGVALTQEKGFHQIDLHGDISGLLSSHPQSPLLSLHHIDTIDPIFPSMSRSESINHLMRPAKVDPSRLLQQTICYHRPSNWSFSISWGYSAHIYENIIPRSILRRPLETFRPWRNSIRPPFYMFNTRLTYNDPCQAPHLFSFDSIDENVKGNQTVTTYSRTAPRGLPPCSSSGNHSADFITKIQVTLPAIRFEARGIDCCDIAYAPDINTTQVIYRACMEGEIIA, translated from the exons ATGAATTATGGGATTTACCGTAACATTGTGACTGCATTAACGTATCAAAGAGAAATAACATCACAT AAAAGCTGTCCGGCAGCTAATACAAGTTCCCCTAGTCCCCTACCACCTACCAATCTAAACCACATTGTGGTCGGAATTGTTGGCTCCATGAACacatggaagaagaagaaagcataCACTGAAGCATGGTGGAAACCTAATGTTACCCGCGGTTACCTCTTTTTAGATCGAGCTCCTAAACCGGAATTTCTACCATGGCCTTCATCTGCTCCTCCTTTTCGAGTCAGTGAGGACATCACCGGATTCAAAGTGTACCCAAAGATTGTGAGGCCAGACCAAGTACGAATAATACGTACAATTTTGGAGACATTCAGAGAGGGTGACAAAGATGTGAGATGGTATGTAATGGCGGATGATGATACCATCCTTTTTGTTGATAACTTAGTTGAGGTTCTTGCAAAGTATGACCACACTAAGTACTATTACATTGGTTCCAGTTCGGAATGTATTAAGTCTAACTTCGATTTTTCCTTCGATATGGCGTTTGGCGGCGGTGGTTATGCTTTGAGCTACCCGTTGGTGGCAACATTGGCAACAAAGTTGGATGAGTGTATTGAGAGATATCCATACTTGCGGGTCAGTGATTTTATGTTACATTCATGTTTGGCTGATTTAGGAGTCGCTCTAACTCAAGAAAAGGGGTTTCACCAG ATTGATCTCCATGGTGACATATCAGGTCTTCTATCATCTCATCCACaatctcctctcctctccctcCACCACATTGACACCATAGACCCAATCTTCCCCTCCATGAGCCGCTCTGAGTCCATTAACCACCTCATGAGGCCAGCAAAAGTTGACCCTTCTCGTCTTCTTCAACAAACCATCTGCTACCACAGACCAAGCAATTGGTCTTTCTCAATCTCATGGGGCTATTCTGCTCACATTTATGAGAACATAATTCCCCGGAGCATTTTACGGAGACCCCTTGAGACATTTAGGCCTTGGAGGAATTCAATAAGACCGCCATTCTACATGTTCAATACCCGGCTAACTTACAATGATCCATGTCAAGCTCCTCATCTGTTTTCCTTCGATTCTATTGATGAGAATGTTAAAGGGAACCAAACTGTTACAACTTATTCACGAACAGCTCCACGTGGTTTGCCACCTTGTTCTTCAAGTGGAAACCACTCGGCGGATTTTATCACCAAAATTCAGGTTACTTTGCCTGCAATACGTTTTGAG GCCAGAGGGATAGACTGCTGTGATATAGCATATGCACCTGACATTAACACTACTCAAGTTATATACAGAGCTTGCATGGAGGGTGAAATTATCGCctaa
- the LOC117626387 gene encoding protein RETICULATA-RELATED 4, chloroplastic, producing MAISLCFTPASTSSSSSSLSKLNPHRPSLPSASPLLHLRLTVTPPSLTHRHRQFRQVLFSTGSGDGGINGRDSSGGGGGGGDDGDINGGSDNAGGKNLAEALLVLAESKRGLDSLPKDLAAAIQAGRIPGSVVTRYFELEKSGLFKWLMQFAGFRERLLADDLFFAKVFMECGVGLFTKTAAEYQRRGENFFNELEVVFADVVMAIIADFMLVYLPAPTVSLRPPLALNAGSITKFFHGCPDNAFQIALSGTSYSLLQRVGGVVRNGAKLFAVGTASSLVGTAVTNALINARKAVDKDKAGEIENVPIVSTSVAYGVYMAVSSNLRYQVLAGVIEQRCLEPLLHKHKLMLSAICFAVRTGNTFLGSLLWVDYARMIGIQKAH from the exons ATGGCGATCTCCTTGTGCTTCACACCCGCCTCCacctcctcatcctcatcctctctctccaAACTCAATCCCCACCGTCCATCTCTACCCTCCGCATCGCCCCTCCTCCACCTCCGCCTCACTGTAACCCCTCCCTCCCTCacccaccgccaccgccaGTTCCGCCAGGTCCTATTCTCTACCGGCAGCGGCGACGGAGGCATCAACGGCCGCGACTCTTCCGGAGGTGGCGGCGGGGGCGGGGATGATGGCGACATCAACGGTGGTTCGGACAATGCCGGCGGGAAGAACTTGGCGGAGGCCTTGTTGGTGTTGGCGGAGTCTAAGCGGGGCTTGGACAGCTTGCCCAAGGACCTGGCCGCCGCGATCCAGGCGGGTCGGATCCCCGGGTCGGTTGTGACCCGGTACTTCGAGCTGGAGAAGTCGGGGCTTTTCAAGTGGTTGATGCAATTCGCTGGGTTCAGAGAGAGGCTGCTGGCGGATGATCTTTTTTTCGCTAAGGTCTTCATGGAATGCGGCGTTGGCCTCTTCACTAAg ACTGCTGCGGAGTACCAGCGTCGCGGAGAGAACTTTTTCAATGAGCTTGAAGTTGTTTTTGCAGATGTG GTAATGGCCATCATTGCAGATTTCATGCTTGTATATCTTCCAGCCCCAACTGTCTCTCTCCGACCTCCACTTGCACTCAATGCAGGATCAATCACTAAGTTTTTCCATGGCTGCCCAGATAATGCCTTCCAG ATCGCTCTCTCTGGAACATCATACTCATTATTACAGAGGGTTGGTGGAGTAGTG AGAAACGGGGCCAAGCTCTTTGCTGTTGGTACTGCTTCCTCACTG GTTGGGACAGCTGTGACAAATGCGTTGATCAATGCAAGGAAGGCTGTTGATAAGGACAAAGCAGGTGAAATTGAGAATGTGCCTATAGTATCCACTAGCGTTGCATATGGTGTCTACATGGCAGTTTCTAGCAATCTCAG GTACCAAGTATTGGCCGGTGTTATTGAACAAAGGTGTTTGGAACCGCTACTACATAAACACAAGCTCATGCTAAGTGCAATTTGCTTTGCAGTTCGGACTGGCAACACGTTCTTGGGTTCATTATT GTGGGTGGACTATGCTCGTATGATAGGAATTCAGAAGGCTCATTAG